In Periophthalmus magnuspinnatus isolate fPerMag1 chromosome 9, fPerMag1.2.pri, whole genome shotgun sequence, the sequence GCATATGTTCTCTTGTGCTTTCCACTGTATAATATCTGGATATAATATTTTTCTCTATTGTGTTTAGTGTTCAGGAGTTTATGACCTTCACCAGTGCCTTGATTGTGGAAAGAACAACACAGGGTAGTCGTGCCTCTGTAAAAGAGCAAGGTATGGTAAATGTCCAACTATAGgctacatttttaaatctttacaCAAATCATGAATTtgcttcattttattttagaataCTTATGTCATGTCTATGTGAGGAATGATAATTTGGGAGCTGTAGTCATAGCAGATACTGAATATCCTCAGCGAGTCTGTTTCACTTTACTTGACAAGGTAAGAAACAATACAACTGTATTACACACAGAATATAGACAATGATAATTCTCCAAATTCACTGTGAGGCCCTTGTGCAGGTATTAGATGAGTTCTCCAGGCAAGTGGACAGTATAGACTGGCCTTCAGGTAACCCTGAAACCATCAACTATAAAGCGCTAGATGTTCATCTGGCTAAATATCAGGTATGTCCATCCTGCAACATTCTAGAGCCTTCATTATCCATGgtatataaaaaagaaattaaaaaaatcacaaatcactACTCTTTTTTTGTTCCTTTTAGAATCCCAGGGAAGCTGATGCAATGACCAAAGTGCAAGCAGAGCTGGATGAGACGAAGATTATTTTGGTAATATTTTGAACAATTCTGTATAGTGTATTATTTGTAAGTATGTGAATATtgcttttcaatataaagtacTATTCTTCTAGCACCACACAATGGAAAGTTTGCTCGAGAGAGGGGAGAAACTTGATGATCTTGTTGCAAAATCTGAGCACCTGGGGAACCAATCCAAAGCATTCTATAAAACTGTAAGTATTTAGAAAACTTACCAGGTTGTATTGCAGTGTATACTGTTATAACCAAGGTCTTAATAACATTTCAGGCACGAAAACAGAACTCATGCTGTGAAATCATGTGATATTGCTGCCTCGTCCAAGTGGACATGCCTTTCTCTGCCTTTCTACTTCtcctcccatcatgcaccagccACAAAGTCTCCACAGCTGTAGCAGTGCCGCTGGGCTCTGCCCGATTCAGACCCGGTGTCTGGAGGAGGAAGGGGCTGAAGGTGTGTGATGGGGACTGATCTGAGGAAGACGAAAGTTAATTTAACTGTGTGTCTTATCTGTGTGGTATTTCAACCAGCTAAAGACACTATAGTGTCACGCTAACTCATCATCAACATTGATATGTTACACTTTAAGTCCCATTTAAATTCTGAACAACTTATTTGGTTATGAGGAAAGTGTGAAGCAACACTGACATGTTGCTGAAAGGAACATTTGACAATCTCTCAGTCTTCTGTTGTTAAAATTTACTGTACACCTTTGTTTTAAAAGCTTCAATGACAGTTACTCACAAGGTGGCACTGTTGATCTATTTGATTTTAACTTGAAGCTAATTATACTAATTTTGGTCTGACATGGCTCTTTGGATGTGCATATCATAGTCACATTTTACAATGGTTTTAAACATCTTATTGTAATCAGTTATGTAATCTCATTTAAAGAATCTTATACATTCCTAGTTTGAGAGTTGGCAGATTTGATATGAAAGATAATTTGTGTGCTagtgtgttcagctgaagcctTATAACGTTTAACCTCTCTGCTCTCATCTTACAAAGCACTTCAAAGCTTTTTGTATTGTCATTTTCACACTCgattattaataattatagAGAATATCTATGTACACTTTGGATCTTATTCTGTAGAGGATTTTGATCCAAAGCACTGGAtgcataataaaaaattaaattaaatgaaagaaGCACATTCAATGATAATTTCATACACTCCACCAAACTGATATTCTCAACCTTATTTAAGATGGAAGAGGCTTATAGTTTGATACAATTTCCTCTCAGTTTTTGAGGTATGTGGCCCTTAATATTCTGGCTTCATTGTTGGAGGACCTGTGCATCTGTTATCAAAGTTTGCTCTACTGCTTTTATAGTGTAAACGTGTGCAATATCTGACGTGTTTCTCTCAAATGAGAGAATAATGGCAGTCCAACGTTTTATCTCCCATTTAATTATGTAATTGGATACATCCTGTGTGAAGCTTTTATGTAATTGTGAATGTGCAGTTGCAGCAATGCTGGTGCAGCTCGGTATCCGTTTTTGACATGAGTCAGTCTAAACTATTCTGACCTTTGTGGTCTGGAAAATTTTTTCTGTATGTAATAAAATTGCAGAAATAAACTCGTATGATCTTTCTTTTTGACAAACTTTGAAACATGTGCTTTGCTGTATTTAAGAAGGTGAGAGTGAGGGATCTCATTTTGCCAACACCTGCCTAACCTTAATTGGGAAAATAAGGGGAAAACATGAGCTTTAAAGACAAAATGGTTGACATTACAACAAAATTAGAGGGTCCTAAACTATTGATTATGTTTGTACTTTAGAAATTCCCACAATGTAGTGAAAAATCCTGTCCTGAGAAACGCACCTGAACGCAGCAGCCCATTGGCTGGGACAGAGGCGCGTGCACCAGAGCAAAGCGCGTGGAGCGATGAACTGTTGGAAATGTGATGGAGGTTATGGACAGAGTGAACAGCGCGCCAAATATCTCTGAAGTAAGTGAGAATACTGTAGTTTCTTTGGTCGTGCACTGTGTAAACTCTGTGTACAAACCCTCTGTGTGGTCTGATTTGTCCTCTGTTCTCTGCTGATTTGACTTCTGCTCCAGCTGTTGACTCTGCACATTTGGACTCACGTCCCTCGTTTTCATAGATAGACTCTTATCATTCCGGGCGATTTTCCCTAAAATGCCTGTGTAAAGTTTCTCCTGAGTAAGACAGAAGCTGTTTCTGATCCAATTGGACCATAAACAAATGTCTGGGCTCTTTTGAAGCTGAAGTTTCTGCACCTGCTTTTCTGCAGAATGCACAAaccattgattaaaaaaaataaaacagtcttATTTCTGTAACTGTAGGTTTGGtgaatgttttatatgttttagttTTCTAATGATTTATTACAAGCCACAGAACCTAATTTTTCTGACTTCATTACTAAAATTCAATTACACAAACCCGCAGGGCCTGTGCGGTAAAAGCCTGTGCGGTAAAAGCCTTTGCGGTGTCTCTTGTCAACTGTAGCTCACTGATTATAGTCTGCTGTGCGTTTTCAGTCATAGATCTGGTTAGTGTTTGACAGGAGTGTGTTGTAACACGTTTGTTTTGCTGCTTTAAGGTGGTTGACCCAGATCTGACATGGCAGAGTTTCAGCCCAGTTCACCTGAGAAATGgtaagtgtgtgtgcgtgcacaCGCGGGCTCTGTGCGTGCACACGCGGGCTCTGTGCGTGCACACGCGGGCTCTGTGCGTGCACACGCGGGCTCTGTGCGTGCACACGCGGGCTCTGTGCGTGCACACGCGGGCTCTGTGCGTGCACACGCGGGCTCTTTTAACCCATAAGAACCCACGGTGACACCAGTGTAACAAACACTTTGCAGAAATGTGTTCTATGTGATCCACTTGGTCTATGGTATATCCCACATAATTTTCCTTTAAGGAAAAATGGGTCTGGGTTCTTATGGGTTAATCATGCATCTTTTCATTTAGCAGGGTCTACTGCAGCTGTCACACATTCATCTGTCACAGAGGAGTCTGAGACCAGTGGGATCGTCCCAGGTCAGTTTGATCAGAGCCGCTTCAGCCTGAGCCGCTTCAGCCTGAGCCGCTTCAGCCTGAGCCGCTTCAGCCTGAGCCGCTTCAGCCTGAGCCGCTTCAGCCTGAGCCGCTTCAGCCTGAGCCGCTTCAGCCTGAGCCTTTGTCTCTGACACAAAGAAGTTGATCCGTTTACAGTAAAATTCAAGATAACATAAAGATAAAGATCTTTTCTATTGAACTATGTCTTTTCCAGCTCTAGTTGCTGCAGCTTTGTTCATTACCCTTTTACTCGCTCTGTATGCAGTTTTGTGGAAGTGTATGGACTCAAAAGTACCTCAAAGGTAAAATCTTATTTAGTGACTGTGTAGATGATTTtgtacatgtgtttttgatggTTTGCCCAGCACTTGTTATTTCTCAtgaaagtctatttttttagAAAGAAGAGTAAAAGGAGAGTGAGCATGCGGCGGATGGACACAGTATAAAACCTCGATACAATGTGCTACGGGTCACACGGTCATTTtgaatcttcatggagacaagtttgCAAGTATTTGGATTGTATTGTCTGCTGAAGAAACCAAAGGAAACCCAACAAATATTTTTAACCCTCCTGTTCCTGTGGACTCTGCTCTCAGTGACTGTCAGATCAATACATCCTTATACGGTGCATTTAATCTTCAATATACCGGTAATTCCTAATATATTTTCACTGGACTATTTCAAGACATATTTTCCCTAAATGTGGCTTAGGTTCGCTTAAACTGCTGTAGAGCACAACAGTGTTGATTGTATATTTACCCTAATCAGAAGCACGAGCACTTCTACCCTCTGCATGTGAAAATGTTGTAAgaaattgtattatatttttattttatttttaaaatcttttataCTTTAATGAGTTTCTTTGTTCTTATGGCCgctattttgattttttgtacCGTATGATTGTAAATACTCCCATTAAATTATCAGCTTTCCAGTCTGAGGTGAATCTTTTCAAAGTTTTTATCTTGCAGCTGATTTTTTTGACATGTTCTGTAGATTAAGGATAAAAGCCTGAGGTTACAAATAGGGAATGTGGTTTGATTTGAAGAAATGTCCTGTCTGCAATTCCGTTTAACACGATGAATATCCTGGAACTAATTAAAAACCGGAAAATCAGGTTCAGACTTGTCACTTTTCTCATCTGTAACAAATCTCCACTGAAATGAAAGCAGTTGGATACATTcatgtttcttttcatttgtgttttctgcATGTCCGTGTTGTGGTTACTTTAAAGTGAAGGCAgaagtgtgttttattattttgtaaaaccTTCAACAGTGCAGAGCTCTCCTCTTTGTCCACAGTGGAAAACATGAGTACCTCTGATTTACTTTGCTCTGATCTGATTTGTCAGACGTATTGACAGACTTAGTGTTCAGACAACCTGCAGGTGTTCACTGTACTGACAAAATACTGTCATCTTTGCAAACTTCCATTCTTCCATTTAGTTTCTCTTAGTCGTCATGAtataaaaatttcaaactcgactTCAATTGtaaagaatgtaattttcaagacCCAATAATTGTTTACCGGTGTTTAAAATGGCCATGTAGACAAGTCCTGATATAAATTAACTATTCTAATGTTTTTTTAGGTCCAAATTTGTGATATGTAATTTAAGTATCGACACAAATGAATCTCTAGTTTAGAAATCAGTTTAGTGTCAATTATTTGGACATTAATATTTTGACAACTGTATGTTttactaaataaatactaatagTCAGTTGTGTCAGTGCTGCAGTGAATCTCGCGTGACAAAGTGGAGGAGCTGGTTTGTTCACTTTGTCACATTTCACCAAGAAGGAAAAATCTAGTGTGAAACTGTGAACATGAGATGTTCAGCTGAGAGGAGGGGAAACGCCATCttcatatttgatatttttagttGTGGAAAATTCAGAGAACTtgtcaaaacaacaataacaatattctTGCTATTTAACAACTAAATATAATTAAGATATATTTATTAGCACACAATTCTGCTGTCAGAGattataaaataattataattatatgacAGTGCATGAAAAAAGGAATAAATTATAATAGAATTTTACAACCATTGCTTTCAGAATTGCTTTGGCATTTCACAAAGTTATAAGTGGAATATACATTTTCAACATAGACTCTTTCATACAATTATACACATAAAAAACTGTACAATaagtagtatatatatatttgtattttatctgtACAACTTCAATGGCTTTTAAATTTAAGTGCTTCTTGTAAAAAGGTTTGGCACAGCATCTGGGCAATGAAAGGATCTGAAACTGAAGGTACGATAAAAAGTATGTTCCTAAGATACTGTAGTAATCAAAAGAACCacttagtacttttactcatttTGTTGGTGTATAAAATAATGTGCGTGTCATTTTCTGGACCTAACGTAAAGAAGCCTCCTTCTGATAAAAGGTCCACTTCTTCCAGGATTGCAGATTGCACTTTTCGTTGAAAACATAGTCTAATGTTGTTAGAGATACACAATGTTCTCCTCGCCGCCCTCATCCCCATTTGTTCCGTCCAGTGAGAGGTAAGCCTGAGGGGGCAGGAGGGgcgtgagggagggagaggaagagtagTCTTCCTCAAAAAGTCCGTCTGATGTGACTTCTGAACCCCATGACTCCAAAGATTGTCTCCCACGTGAAGGGCTGAAGTCTGCAAATAAATTAGAATTATTAAATaacaattgttaaaaaaatataataacttAATATCTTAAGTCAACAACTCTGTGATATTAAATAACTGCTGTTCATGAGTTTGAGCTTCTTGTTTCTAGGCTATGATGGATCATTGTGAATCATTCctagttttgatattttccATGTTTTATGAA encodes:
- the ykt6 gene encoding synaptobrevin homolog YKT6, producing the protein MKLYSLSVIYKGATKANLLKAAYDLSSFSFFQRSSVQEFMTFTSALIVERTTQGSRASVKEQEYLCHVYVRNDNLGAVVIADTEYPQRVCFTLLDKVLDEFSRQVDSIDWPSGNPETINYKALDVHLAKYQNPREADAMTKVQAELDETKIILHHTMESLLERGEKLDDLVAKSEHLGNQSKAFYKTARKQNSCCEIM
- the sb:cb288 gene encoding uncharacterized protein sb:cb288 isoform X2, with amino-acid sequence MEVMDRVNSAPNISEVVDPDLTWQSFSPVHLRNGSTAAVTHSSVTEESETSGIVPALVAAALFITLLLALYAVLWKCMDSKVPQRKKSKRRVSMRRMDTV
- the sb:cb288 gene encoding uncharacterized protein sb:cb288 isoform X1 is translated as MEVMDRVNSAPNISEVVDPDLTWQSFSPVHLRNAGSTAAVTHSSVTEESETSGIVPALVAAALFITLLLALYAVLWKCMDSKVPQRKKSKRRVSMRRMDTV